Proteins encoded in a region of the Burkholderia ubonensis subsp. mesacidophila genome:
- a CDS encoding bestrophin family protein, with product MIVRPRQNWLQMLFVWNGSVLQSIIPQLVFMAIVSTLAVFTNGRIFGEKIPLNTAPFTLFGLALAIFLAFRNNASFERFKEARHLWGDMLIASRTLTSQMRRYLPEDVDDALRNQTTDLLIAFVYALKHQLRHTDPADDLTRILGRARTDALARKCYKPVAMLDEIRGNLTRMLARGPDAGTTLWMFDEQLNRLGNAVGGCERIASTPIPFAYSVLLHRTVYAYCVLLPFGLVDSTEFFTPLICVFISYTLIALEAIANEVAEPFSTAPNALALDAMARTIERSVLELCGAELPKEVAPTDTYQLT from the coding sequence ATGATCGTCAGACCGAGACAAAACTGGTTGCAGATGCTGTTCGTGTGGAACGGCTCGGTATTGCAATCGATCATTCCGCAGCTGGTTTTCATGGCGATCGTCAGCACGCTGGCGGTCTTCACGAACGGCCGCATCTTCGGCGAGAAGATTCCGCTCAACACGGCGCCGTTCACGCTGTTCGGGCTCGCGCTGGCGATCTTCCTCGCGTTCCGCAACAACGCGAGCTTCGAGCGCTTCAAGGAAGCGCGGCACCTGTGGGGCGACATGCTGATCGCGTCGCGCACGCTGACGTCGCAGATGCGGCGCTATCTGCCCGAAGACGTCGACGACGCATTGCGCAACCAGACGACCGACCTGCTGATCGCATTCGTCTACGCATTGAAGCATCAGTTGCGCCACACCGATCCCGCCGACGACCTGACGCGCATCCTCGGCCGCGCACGCACCGACGCGCTCGCCCGCAAATGCTACAAGCCGGTCGCGATGCTCGACGAGATTCGCGGCAACCTGACGCGGATGCTGGCGCGCGGGCCGGACGCCGGCACGACGCTCTGGATGTTCGACGAGCAGCTCAACCGGCTCGGCAACGCGGTCGGCGGCTGCGAACGGATCGCGTCGACGCCGATCCCGTTCGCGTACAGCGTGCTGCTGCACCGCACCGTCTATGCGTACTGCGTGCTGCTGCCGTTCGGCCTCGTCGATTCGACCGAATTCTTCACGCCGCTGATCTGCGTGTTCATCTCCTATACGCTGATCGCGCTGGAGGCGATCGCCAACGAGGTCGCCGAGCCGTTCAGCACGGCGCCCAACGCGCTGGCGCTCGATGCGATGGCGCGCACGATCGAGCGGTCGGTGCTCGAGCTTTGCGGCGCCGAGTTGCCGAAGGAGGTCGCGCCGACGGATACTTACCAGTTGACCTGA
- the moaD gene encoding molybdopterin converting factor subunit 1 → MRLTIKYFASIREQLRIDEETLEIDAPELTVDALRGTLAARDERSAQALRDERPVRTAVNHEMVAGSFVLREDCEIAFFPPVTGG, encoded by the coding sequence ATGAGACTGACGATCAAATATTTCGCGAGCATTCGCGAACAACTCCGCATCGACGAGGAAACCCTGGAGATCGACGCGCCCGAGCTCACCGTGGACGCATTGCGCGGCACGCTCGCCGCGCGCGACGAACGCAGCGCGCAGGCGCTGCGTGACGAGCGGCCGGTGCGCACCGCCGTCAACCACGAGATGGTGGCCGGCTCGTTCGTGTTGCGCGAGGACTGTGAAATCGCGTTCTTTCCGCCCGTCACCGGAGGCTGA
- the cydB gene encoding cytochrome d ubiquinol oxidase subunit II has translation MHIDLPVVWAAIIGLGVFIYVVLDGFDLGIGLLFPFFDAKAERQVMLDTVAPVWDGNETFLVLGGAGLYGAFPVVYSTLLPANYLPLILMVVGLIFRGAAFELRAKATRTQHMWDLAFIGGSALAAFCQGVVLGSLLQGIKIADGKFVGGPFDWLSPFSLFCGLGVLATYATLGCGWLILKVDGELQRKMRLLMKPLTVVLLGAMAVVSLWTVIGLPAVAHRWFGSGDLVWFLPVPVLVLVCVWGIFHTVRQRHEATPFLLTLALCFLGYTGLIISIWPNIVPPSLTIWDASSSHSSQLFALVGTVIVLPIILVYNALQYRVFRGKVREGDGYH, from the coding sequence ATGCACATCGATCTTCCTGTCGTATGGGCCGCGATCATCGGGCTCGGCGTGTTCATCTACGTGGTGCTGGACGGCTTCGATCTCGGCATCGGCCTGCTGTTTCCGTTCTTCGACGCGAAAGCCGAGCGGCAGGTGATGCTCGACACCGTCGCGCCGGTGTGGGACGGCAACGAGACGTTCCTGGTGCTCGGCGGGGCGGGGCTGTACGGCGCGTTCCCGGTCGTGTACTCGACGCTGCTGCCGGCGAACTACCTGCCGCTGATCCTGATGGTCGTCGGGCTGATCTTCCGCGGCGCGGCATTCGAGCTGCGCGCGAAGGCGACGCGCACCCAGCATATGTGGGATCTCGCGTTCATCGGCGGCTCCGCGCTCGCGGCGTTCTGCCAGGGCGTCGTGCTCGGCTCGCTGCTGCAGGGCATCAAGATCGCCGACGGCAAGTTCGTCGGCGGCCCGTTCGACTGGCTGTCGCCGTTCAGCCTGTTCTGCGGGCTTGGCGTGCTCGCGACCTACGCGACGCTCGGCTGCGGCTGGCTGATCCTCAAGGTCGACGGCGAACTGCAGCGCAAGATGCGGCTGCTGATGAAGCCGCTGACGGTCGTGCTGCTCGGCGCGATGGCCGTGGTCAGCCTGTGGACCGTGATCGGCCTGCCGGCCGTCGCGCATCGCTGGTTCGGCAGCGGCGACCTAGTGTGGTTCCTGCCGGTTCCGGTGCTGGTGCTCGTCTGCGTGTGGGGGATCTTCCACACGGTGCGGCAGCGGCACGAGGCGACGCCGTTCCTGCTGACGCTCGCGCTGTGCTTCCTCGGCTACACGGGCCTCATCATCAGCATCTGGCCGAACATCGTGCCGCCGTCGCTGACGATCTGGGACGCGTCGTCGAGCCATTCGAGCCAGCTGTTCGCGCTGGTCGGCACGGTGATCGTGCTGCCGATCATCCTCGTCTACAACGCGCTGCAATACCGCGTGTTCCGCGGCAAGGTGCGGGAAGGGGACGGCTATCACTGA
- the moaA gene encoding GTP 3',8-cyclase MoaA, whose amino-acid sequence MNVIDSVTPTLTAPSRGAAAASEPPGTVDTLARPLRDLRLSVIDQCNFRCTYCMPRESFGADYAFMPSSERLSFAQLTRIARAFVALGVEKIRLTGGEPLLRRGIETLIESLAALTTVDGKPVEIALTTNGSLLAAKARALRDAGLGRVTVSLDAIDDAVFRKMSDVDLPVSRILAGIEAAQAAGLAPVKVNSVIERGVNDDQLLPLVRAFRHTGVAVRFIEYMDVGGAQFWATDKVVTTAQMRGIIESAYPLLADAADDDAHVGTALRYRHADGAGEVGFIASVSHPFCGTCSRARVSADGQLYTCLFATHGTDLRPWLDDAAPHEPLDPLVAAIRGRWLRRDDRYSELRAAHRARRTGKTYPTVRMSLVGG is encoded by the coding sequence GTGAACGTCATCGACTCCGTCACGCCGACCCTCACCGCGCCGAGCCGCGGCGCGGCGGCGGCGAGCGAACCACCCGGCACCGTCGACACGCTCGCCCGCCCGCTGCGCGACTTGCGCCTGTCGGTCATCGATCAGTGCAATTTCCGCTGCACCTACTGCATGCCACGCGAAAGCTTCGGTGCCGACTACGCGTTCATGCCGTCGTCGGAGCGCCTGTCGTTCGCGCAGCTGACCCGCATCGCGCGCGCGTTCGTCGCGCTCGGCGTCGAGAAAATCCGCCTGACCGGCGGCGAGCCGCTGCTGCGGCGCGGGATCGAAACGCTGATCGAGTCGCTCGCGGCGCTGACGACCGTCGACGGCAAGCCGGTCGAGATCGCGTTGACGACGAACGGCTCGCTGCTCGCCGCGAAGGCGCGCGCGCTGCGCGACGCGGGCCTCGGGCGCGTGACCGTGAGCCTCGATGCGATCGACGACGCGGTGTTCCGCAAGATGAGCGACGTCGACCTGCCGGTGTCGCGCATCCTGGCCGGCATCGAGGCCGCGCAGGCGGCCGGGCTCGCGCCCGTCAAGGTCAATTCGGTGATCGAGCGCGGCGTCAACGACGACCAGCTGCTGCCGCTGGTGCGCGCGTTCCGGCACACCGGCGTCGCCGTGCGCTTCATCGAATACATGGACGTCGGCGGCGCGCAATTCTGGGCGACCGACAAGGTCGTCACCACCGCGCAGATGCGCGGGATCATCGAATCGGCGTATCCGCTGCTCGCGGACGCCGCCGACGACGACGCGCACGTCGGCACCGCGCTGCGCTATCGGCATGCCGACGGCGCGGGCGAAGTCGGTTTCATCGCAAGCGTTTCGCATCCGTTCTGCGGCACGTGCTCGCGCGCACGCGTGTCGGCCGACGGCCAGCTGTACACCTGCCTGTTCGCGACGCACGGCACCGACCTGCGGCCGTGGCTCGACGACGCGGCGCCGCACGAGCCGCTTGATCCGCTCGTCGCCGCGATCCGCGGCCGCTGGCTGCGCCGCGACGACCGCTACTCGGAGCTGCGCGCGGCGCACCGCGCGCGGCGCACCGGCAAGACCTACCCGACGGTACGCATGTCGCTCGTCGGCGGTTGA
- the fdhD gene encoding formate dehydrogenase accessory sulfurtransferase FdhD, which produces MQPCALPVEPVGSVACDVTRHRHGDHARVVDRVVEECPVALVFNDISHAVMMATPIDLDEFGLGFALSEGIVERASDVFDIESECTASGAVVRLTVSQQAFMALKARRRALAGRTGCGVCGIESIEQLDLHPPRIRHAGAAAGIGADAVERASRALPAHQVLMRDTGGIHAAAWCSRDGAVVEVFEDVGRHNALDKLIGHLARRRTDTRDGFVFLSSRASYELVRKAARLDIPMVATISAPTSLAIDVAREAGIRLLGFCRGDGFVEYTAPIALEQ; this is translated from the coding sequence ATGCAGCCATGCGCCCTTCCAGTCGAGCCGGTCGGCAGCGTCGCGTGTGACGTTACACGTCATCGTCACGGCGACCATGCGCGGGTCGTCGACCGCGTCGTCGAGGAGTGCCCGGTCGCCCTCGTATTCAACGATATTTCGCATGCCGTGATGATGGCGACGCCGATCGATCTCGACGAGTTCGGCCTCGGCTTCGCGCTCAGCGAAGGCATCGTCGAGCGCGCGTCGGACGTCTTCGACATCGAGAGCGAGTGCACAGCGAGCGGCGCCGTGGTGCGCCTCACCGTGTCCCAGCAGGCGTTCATGGCGCTGAAGGCCCGGCGGCGCGCGCTGGCCGGCCGCACCGGCTGCGGCGTGTGCGGCATCGAGAGCATCGAGCAGCTGGACCTGCATCCGCCACGGATCCGTCACGCGGGCGCGGCGGCCGGGATCGGCGCCGACGCCGTCGAACGCGCGTCGCGCGCGCTACCTGCGCACCAGGTGCTGATGCGCGACACCGGCGGGATTCACGCGGCCGCGTGGTGCAGCCGCGACGGCGCGGTCGTCGAGGTCTTCGAGGACGTCGGCCGGCACAACGCGCTCGACAAGCTGATCGGCCATCTCGCGCGGCGCCGCACGGACACGCGCGACGGCTTCGTGTTCCTGTCGAGCCGCGCGAGCTACGAGCTCGTGCGCAAGGCCGCGCGGCTCGACATCCCGATGGTCGCGACGATCTCCGCGCCGACCTCGCTGGCGATCGACGTCGCGCGCGAAGCCGGCATCCGCCTGCTCGGCTTCTGCCGCGGCGACGGTTTCGTCGAATACACCGCTCCGATCGCCCTTGAACAGTAA
- a CDS encoding molybdenum cofactor biosynthesis protein MoaE, protein MTSLIDPQAEPDDPARSDRHPGDAPAGPPPHSPPAISGGIEVRVQYEPIDVDAEITPIVRNPRVGAVVNFLGVVRQCGDVDDIVALDIEHYPGMTERSLWSIVEEASARWPLEAVRIVHRIGRIALGHPVVLVVVAAPHRAAAFDACEFMMDFLKTHAPFWKKEIRHDGAAEWVEAKTHDDHAMKRWG, encoded by the coding sequence ATGACGTCACTCATCGATCCGCAAGCCGAGCCGGACGACCCGGCACGTTCCGACCGCCATCCCGGCGACGCGCCCGCCGGGCCGCCCCCGCATTCGCCGCCCGCGATCTCCGGCGGCATCGAGGTCCGGGTCCAGTACGAACCGATCGACGTCGACGCGGAAATCACGCCGATCGTGCGCAACCCGCGGGTCGGCGCGGTCGTGAATTTCCTCGGCGTCGTGCGCCAGTGCGGCGACGTCGACGACATCGTCGCGCTCGACATCGAGCACTACCCGGGCATGACCGAACGGTCGCTGTGGAGCATCGTCGAGGAAGCGTCCGCGCGCTGGCCGCTCGAGGCGGTGAGGATCGTCCACCGGATCGGCCGGATCGCGCTCGGCCATCCGGTCGTGCTGGTGGTCGTCGCTGCGCCGCACCGGGCGGCGGCCTTCGACGCGTGCGAATTCATGATGGATTTCCTGAAGACACATGCGCCGTTCTGGAAGAAGGAAATCCGCCACGACGGCGCGGCCGAATGGGTCGAGGCCAAGACGCACGACGATCACGCCATGAAGCGCTGGGGCTGA
- a CDS encoding FdhF/YdeP family oxidoreductase yields MTNRREVPGIRKYDGPAGGWGALRATADAVRTQMDAIEAPIILMRTNQPDGFDCPGCAWPDKEHKSTFQFCENGAKAVTWEATSKRVTPEFFAANTVSSLLRMSDYELENMGRLTHPLVYDRATDTFRAVEWDAAFARIGEVLRGLPPEQVEFYTSGRASNEAAYLYQLFARELGTNNFPDCSNMCHEPTSVGLPQSIGIGKGTVSLEDFDKCELIISIGHNPGTNHPRMMGTLHECSRRHVPIIVFNPLRERALERFADPQDMIEMASFGSTRIASTYFQVDAGGDAAALKGIMKALLALEAEQGNVLDRAFIAEHTQGFDAFAADLEATTWDDIERASGLSQAQLEQVALAYAKSNATIVTYGMGVTQHNKGTANVRLIADLLLLRGNFGKPGAGICPLRGHSNVQGNRTVGITEKPSADFLKKIEDVFGFTPPQHHGHDAVQAMQAMVDGTAKALLCLGGNFAVALPDPEQSFPAMGKLDLSVHVGTKLNRSHLLVAKETYVFPCLGRTELDVQASGPQSVTVEDSMSMVHASAGKLKPASEQLRSEPAIVAGIAHATLPDSKVQWLDAIADYDRIRDMIDRTIPGFEAFNQRIRTPGGFRMPLPPTERVWPTSTGKAMFSVYKGVKEDADVLGAEQVLRLITLRSHDQYNTTIYGLDDRYRGVFGRRDVLFMNPADFTKYGLEHGDLVDIETVTPSGRTRRLEKITAIEYDIAPGSVGAYYPEANVLVPLDYIDKESGTPSYKSVPVRVTRSATV; encoded by the coding sequence ATGACAAATCGACGCGAAGTGCCAGGTATCAGGAAGTACGACGGGCCCGCCGGCGGTTGGGGCGCGCTTCGCGCCACGGCCGACGCCGTACGCACGCAGATGGACGCCATCGAGGCGCCGATCATCCTGATGCGGACCAACCAGCCCGACGGCTTCGATTGCCCGGGCTGCGCGTGGCCCGACAAGGAGCACAAGTCCACGTTCCAGTTCTGCGAGAACGGCGCGAAGGCCGTCACGTGGGAAGCGACGAGCAAGCGCGTGACGCCCGAGTTCTTCGCGGCGAACACCGTGTCGTCGCTCCTGCGCATGTCGGACTACGAGCTGGAGAACATGGGCCGGCTCACCCATCCGCTCGTCTACGATCGCGCGACCGACACGTTCCGCGCGGTCGAATGGGACGCCGCGTTCGCGCGCATCGGCGAGGTGCTGCGCGGCCTGCCGCCCGAGCAGGTCGAGTTCTATACGTCCGGCCGCGCATCGAACGAGGCGGCGTATCTGTACCAGCTGTTCGCGCGCGAGCTCGGCACCAACAACTTCCCAGACTGTTCGAACATGTGCCACGAGCCGACCAGCGTCGGCCTGCCGCAATCGATCGGGATCGGCAAGGGCACGGTGTCGCTGGAGGACTTCGACAAGTGCGAGCTGATCATCTCGATCGGCCACAATCCCGGCACCAACCACCCGCGGATGATGGGCACGCTGCACGAGTGCTCGCGGCGCCACGTGCCGATCATCGTGTTCAATCCGCTGCGCGAGCGCGCGCTCGAACGCTTCGCGGACCCGCAGGACATGATCGAGATGGCGTCGTTCGGCTCGACCCGGATCGCGTCGACCTACTTCCAGGTCGACGCGGGCGGCGACGCGGCCGCGCTCAAGGGGATCATGAAGGCGCTGCTCGCGCTGGAGGCCGAGCAGGGCAACGTGCTGGACCGCGCGTTCATCGCCGAGCATACCCAAGGGTTCGACGCGTTCGCGGCGGACCTGGAAGCGACGACGTGGGACGACATTGAGCGGGCCAGCGGCCTCAGCCAGGCGCAGCTCGAACAGGTCGCGCTCGCGTATGCGAAATCGAACGCGACGATCGTCACGTACGGGATGGGCGTCACCCAGCACAACAAGGGCACGGCCAACGTGCGCCTGATCGCCGACCTGCTGCTGCTGCGCGGCAACTTCGGCAAGCCCGGCGCGGGCATCTGCCCGCTGCGCGGCCACTCGAACGTGCAGGGCAACCGCACCGTCGGCATTACCGAGAAGCCGTCCGCGGACTTCCTGAAAAAGATCGAGGACGTGTTCGGCTTCACCCCGCCGCAACACCACGGGCACGACGCGGTCCAGGCGATGCAGGCGATGGTCGACGGCACGGCCAAGGCGCTGCTCTGCCTCGGCGGCAATTTCGCGGTGGCGCTGCCCGATCCGGAGCAGTCGTTCCCCGCGATGGGCAAGCTCGACCTGAGCGTCCACGTCGGCACCAAGCTCAACCGCTCGCACCTGCTGGTCGCGAAGGAAACCTACGTGTTCCCGTGCCTCGGCCGCACCGAGCTGGACGTCCAGGCGAGCGGCCCGCAATCGGTGACGGTCGAGGATTCGATGTCGATGGTGCATGCATCGGCCGGCAAGCTGAAGCCCGCGTCCGAGCAGTTGCGCTCGGAACCGGCGATCGTCGCCGGGATCGCGCACGCGACGCTGCCCGACAGCAAGGTCCAGTGGCTCGACGCGATCGCCGACTATGACCGCATCCGCGACATGATCGACCGGACGATCCCGGGCTTCGAGGCGTTCAACCAACGCATCCGCACGCCGGGCGGCTTCCGCATGCCGCTGCCGCCGACCGAGCGCGTGTGGCCGACGTCCACCGGCAAGGCGATGTTCTCCGTGTACAAGGGCGTGAAGGAAGACGCGGACGTGCTCGGCGCCGAGCAGGTGCTGCGGCTGATCACGCTGCGCAGCCACGACCAGTACAACACGACGATCTACGGGCTGGACGACCGCTATCGCGGCGTGTTCGGGCGTCGCGACGTGCTGTTCATGAACCCGGCGGACTTCACGAAGTACGGGCTCGAGCACGGCGACCTGGTCGACATCGAGACGGTCACGCCGTCGGGTCGGACGCGGCGCCTCGAGAAGATCACCGCGATCGAGTACGACATCGCGCCGGGGTCGGTCGGCGCGTACTATCCGGAAGCGAACGTGCTGGTGCCGCTCGACTACATCGACAAGGAAAGCGGCACGCCGTCGTACAAGTCGGTGCCGGTTCGCGTGACGCGCTCGGCAACCGTCTGA
- a CDS encoding cytochrome ubiquinol oxidase subunit I yields MEIFDAFHLARLQFAFTVSFHIVFPAISIGMASFLAVLEWRWLATGDAAYKSMFQFWSKIFAVGFGMGVVSGVVMAYEFGTNWSGFSRIAGNITGPLLTYEVLTAFFLEAGFLGVMLFGWNRVSPRAHFFATLMVAVGTLISTFWILSSNSFMQTPQGYAIQNGIVVPVDWMKVVFNPSFPYRLVHMTIAAFIVAGFIVAACGAWHLLRGRRDEPVKRSFSMALWMLLLLAPVQIVVGDAHGLNTREYQPAKIAAIEGLWETEKGGTALNLFGLPDMKAEVTRYAVQVPHLGSLILTHSWSGEIRGLKEFAPQDRPNSTIIFWTFRIMAGLGMLMLLTALLGLLLRKGGRLYEARWFQWFVLAMGPSGILALLAGWITTEVGRQPWTVYGVLRTVDSVAPLSAQQVGVSLLIFVVVYFLVFGTGIYYMLKLMNHGPAANAGYIELHRHPGLRKSALSTPLNVTEAE; encoded by the coding sequence ATGGAAATCTTCGATGCCTTCCACCTGGCGCGGCTGCAGTTCGCGTTCACGGTGTCCTTTCATATCGTGTTCCCGGCAATCAGCATCGGCATGGCGAGCTTTCTCGCCGTGCTCGAATGGCGCTGGCTGGCCACGGGCGACGCCGCATACAAATCGATGTTCCAGTTCTGGTCGAAGATCTTCGCGGTCGGCTTCGGCATGGGCGTCGTGTCCGGCGTCGTGATGGCCTACGAGTTCGGCACCAACTGGAGCGGGTTTTCCCGCATCGCCGGCAACATCACCGGGCCGCTGCTGACGTATGAGGTATTGACGGCGTTCTTCCTCGAAGCCGGCTTCCTCGGCGTGATGCTGTTCGGCTGGAACCGCGTGAGCCCGCGCGCGCACTTCTTCGCGACGCTGATGGTCGCGGTCGGCACGCTGATCTCGACGTTCTGGATCCTGTCGTCGAACAGCTTCATGCAGACGCCGCAGGGCTACGCGATCCAGAACGGCATCGTCGTCCCGGTCGACTGGATGAAGGTGGTGTTCAATCCGTCGTTCCCGTACCGCCTCGTGCACATGACGATCGCAGCGTTTATCGTCGCGGGCTTCATCGTCGCCGCGTGCGGTGCATGGCATCTGCTGCGCGGCCGCCGCGACGAGCCGGTCAAGCGCAGCTTCTCGATGGCGCTGTGGATGCTGCTGCTGCTCGCGCCGGTGCAGATCGTCGTCGGCGACGCGCACGGCCTCAACACGCGCGAATACCAGCCGGCGAAGATCGCGGCGATCGAAGGGCTGTGGGAAACCGAGAAGGGCGGCACCGCGCTCAACCTGTTCGGCCTGCCCGACATGAAGGCGGAAGTCACGCGCTACGCGGTGCAGGTGCCGCACCTCGGCAGCCTGATCCTCACGCACAGCTGGAGCGGCGAGATCCGCGGGCTGAAGGAGTTTGCGCCGCAGGACCGTCCGAACTCGACGATCATCTTCTGGACGTTCCGGATCATGGCCGGCCTCGGCATGCTGATGCTGCTCACCGCGCTGCTCGGCCTGCTGCTGAGAAAGGGCGGCCGTCTCTATGAAGCGCGCTGGTTCCAGTGGTTCGTGCTGGCCATGGGGCCGTCGGGCATCCTCGCGCTGCTCGCGGGCTGGATCACGACCGAGGTCGGCCGGCAGCCGTGGACGGTCTACGGCGTGCTGCGGACCGTGGATTCGGTCGCGCCGCTCAGCGCGCAGCAGGTCGGCGTGTCGCTGCTGATCTTCGTGGTGGTGTATTTCCTCGTATTCGGAACGGGTATCTACTACATGTTGAAACTGATGAATCACGGGCCGGCCGCGAACGCCGGGTACATCGAACTGCACCGGCATCCGGGGCTGCGCAAGAGCGCGCTGTCCACGCCGCTGAACGTCACCGAAGCGGAGTAA
- a CDS encoding molybdopterin molybdotransferase MoeA, with protein MTRPIDFDTAQQQFAHAFARPLAATSVPTFDAAGRVLAAPLVAVLDQPSADQSAMDGYAVRYADLAAGMPLPVAQRCYAGDAPLPLAPRTAARIFTGSLIPPGADTVVMQESAQERDGHVTFEADVRSGTHIRRRGEELQAGRVLIPAGVRLQPAHVGMIAAQGIGCVDVHPALRVGILTTGDELVACGQPRLPQQIYNSNAPMLAALVAGAGAIVAASAHARDTADAIDRALRDLQARCDLIVCVGGASVGDRDLVRPALTALGASFVLSGVRMKPGKPVALARLDGKPVVLLPGNPGAALTTFALFVTPLIRCLQGRDERLPLAPALPIDADIEADAARERFIRVRCGVASNGQPVLDTLRQQGAGTLCSLADAGGVARLPAGRAIARGDAVPYYDFAQWLA; from the coding sequence ATGACCCGACCCATCGACTTCGATACCGCCCAGCAGCAATTCGCGCACGCGTTCGCACGGCCGCTCGCCGCGACGTCCGTCCCGACCTTCGACGCGGCGGGCCGCGTGCTGGCCGCGCCGCTCGTCGCCGTGCTCGACCAGCCGAGCGCCGACCAGAGCGCGATGGACGGCTACGCGGTGCGTTACGCCGACCTCGCGGCCGGCATGCCGCTGCCGGTTGCACAACGCTGCTACGCGGGCGATGCGCCGTTGCCGCTCGCGCCGCGCACCGCGGCGCGCATCTTCACCGGCAGCCTGATCCCGCCCGGCGCGGATACGGTCGTCATGCAGGAAAGCGCGCAGGAACGGGACGGACACGTGACGTTCGAGGCTGACGTGCGCTCCGGCACGCACATCCGCCGCCGCGGCGAGGAACTGCAGGCGGGCCGCGTGCTGATTCCCGCCGGCGTCCGGCTGCAGCCCGCGCATGTCGGGATGATCGCCGCGCAGGGCATCGGCTGCGTCGACGTCCACCCGGCGCTGCGCGTCGGCATCCTGACGACGGGCGACGAGCTCGTCGCGTGCGGCCAGCCCCGGCTACCGCAGCAGATCTACAACAGCAACGCGCCGATGCTCGCGGCGCTGGTCGCGGGCGCCGGCGCGATCGTCGCGGCGAGCGCGCATGCGCGCGATACCGCGGACGCGATCGATCGTGCGCTGCGCGACCTGCAGGCGCGCTGCGACCTGATCGTGTGCGTCGGCGGCGCATCCGTCGGCGACCGGGACCTCGTGCGCCCCGCGCTGACCGCGCTCGGCGCGTCGTTCGTGCTGTCCGGCGTGCGCATGAAGCCCGGCAAGCCGGTCGCGCTCGCGCGGCTCGACGGCAAGCCGGTGGTGCTGCTGCCCGGCAACCCGGGCGCCGCGCTGACGACGTTCGCGCTGTTCGTCACGCCGCTGATCCGCTGCCTGCAGGGGCGCGACGAGCGCCTGCCGCTCGCGCCAGCGCTGCCGATCGACGCCGACATCGAAGCGGACGCCGCGCGCGAGCGCTTCATCCGCGTGCGATGCGGCGTTGCATCGAACGGACAGCCGGTGCTCGATACGCTGCGGCAGCAAGGCGCCGGCACGCTGTGCTCGCTCGCGGACGCGGGCGGCGTCGCCCGGCTGCCGGCCGGCCGCGCGATCGCGCGCGGCGACGCGGTGCCGTACTACGATTTCGCGCAATGGCTCGCATGA